One window from the genome of Cryptomeria japonica chromosome 6, Sugi_1.0, whole genome shotgun sequence encodes:
- the LOC131037735 gene encoding uncharacterized protein LOC131037735: protein MAEEQEKIIKEMKASVPLSLPIVSTPFNLAAKMLTSKGAKIDGEKWNMFDMMRYMIMLMVWLSMWVLRMFLDHFPSPLPFPSTGFLESIVPTSAALPSTEEEITSNVGRPSGRAIGRALSQVLALVNDIPVTSRKYEFARDLADKIIEENEKQGDHVLQEINRMALSNSFARTLKLLNSSLYGMQRDVETSSWTWKLFRMIPLYSQLMPSFENIWFSLSNRFLLQPPPALFPSQTQSMNSNNNFLAEKLAQELLWITKKLQVCLAIEEAILQWSSATNLATLSISANPRVQGSLVKISALLFKEMVRSDIEISERAKFKSLILWLPLMCYAMNGIDTPVLSAIEKADVERVLEKIISNLSEIDQEVILANWLHDYVFSSSDWPNLQNCYDAWCHSSRKLI, encoded by the exons ATGGCAGAGGAGCAGGAAAAGATTATAAAGGAAATGAAGGCTTCCGTGCCCCTTTCACTACCCATTGTGAGCACTCCCTTCAACTTGGCTGCCAAGATGTTGACGTCCAAAGGAGCAAAAATTGATGGGGAAAAGTGGAATATGTTTGATATGATGAGGTACATGATTATGCTGATGGTCTGGCTTTCTATGTGGGTTTTGAGGATGTTTTTGGACCATTTTCCGTCCCCACTTCCTTTTCCTTCCACTGGCTTTTTGGAGAGCATTGTTCCCACAAGTGCAGCGCTTCCCTCAACAGAAGAAGAAATAACCTCTAATGTCGGTCGCCCCTCTGGCAGAGCTATAGGCAGAGCTCTTTCACAG GTTTTAGCATTGGTAAATGACATACCTGTCACTTCAAGAAAATATGAGTTTGCTCGGGATTTAGCTGACAAAATTATAGAAGAAAATGAAAAGCAAGGAGATCATGTACTTCAAGAGATCAATCGTATGGCTCTTTCCAATAGCTTTGCACGTACCTTGAAATTGTTGAATTCATCATTATATGGCATGCAGAGAGATGTAGAAACAAGCAGCTGGACATGGAAGTTATTTCGTATGATCCCTCTGTATTCTCAATTGATGCCATCATTTGAAAACATTTGGTTTTCCTTATCAAATAGGTTCCTGCTCCAACCTCCGCCAGCACTGTTTCCTTCACAAACACAGAGTATGAACAGCAATAACAATTTCTTGGCAGAAAAATTAGCACAAGAGTTGTTGTGGATAACAAAGAAGCTACAAGTATGTTTAGCCATAGAGGAAGCAATTTTGCAATGGAGCTCAGCAACTAACTTGGCTACATTATCAATATCTGCTAACCCTCGTGTACAGGGTTCTCTGGTGAAGATTTCAG CTCTCTTGTTTAAAGAGATGGTGAGGAGTGACATTGAAATTTCGGAGCGAGCAAAGTTCAAATCACTTATCCTGTGGTTGCCTTTAATGTGTTATGCCATGAATGGAATTGATACTCCAGTATTGTCTGCAATAGAAAAAGCAGATGTAGAGAGAGTGCTTGAGAAGATAATATCAAACTTATCAGAGATTGATCAGGAGGTTATTCTGGCAAATTGGCTGCATGATTATGTATTTTCATCTTCTGACTGGCCCAATCTGCAGAATTGCTATGATGCTTGGTGCCACTCTTCCCGCAAGCTAATctga